The genome window AGTAAATTTACTGGTGCAATAGGCCACCAGATAATTGTCGCGATACACAATACTGCGGCTATTTAATGCCTGATGAAAAGCATCCAGTAAAGCCGGTTCCAGCACTTCACTGATTTGTTTGCCTTCCTGCTTCTCAAACTGGCCTAAACCGGCAAACACCACTAAACGTTCGGGGTCAGCATCTTCGTTGATATTGCCAGCCACCAGTGATGAGGTCACCAGCAAGGCATTGTCATTACAGCCTAAAATAGACGTCAATTGCTGCAAAACACCATCAATAAACTGTTCCATCGAGTGGGCCGAAAACAAATCAGCAGAGGCGGTAATAATTTTCTCAAGGCCCTGACGACTATGATCAATAGCCAGAATATCGCGGTAAGAGCGTAAGCTCGACATCACCACAGTAAAGAGTTTTTGCGCCGTCAGCTCAGTTTTGGATTTGTAGTCGTTGATATCGTAATTAACGATCACCTGACGCTCAGGCGCCTGGCCCGGCTGGCCGGTACGTAAAATAATGCGCACATAATGATTATGCAGGTCTTCGCGGATGTAACGGGCCACCAGTAAACCTGCATCATCGCTTTCCATCACCACATCCAAAAGCACTATGGCCGCATCTGTATGCTTGGCCAGCATCTCTTTGGCTTCACGGCCTGAGTAGGCGCTGATAAATTCGAGGTGTTTACCCTGAAAAGAAAAGTCACTTAATGCCAGTTTAGTAACAGCATGAACCTCTGGCTCATCGTCCACTATCAATACTTTCCAACTGCCACGGGAAATATGCACTACTTCCTCGGGTTCCTCAGCAAATAAAAAATCATTTGCCATACAGCACTCCTTTAGCTTGTCGCGTTTTTATCGCTTTGTGTTTATTTATATGCGCTAAATAGAGATGGGTCAAAGCAAAGTCGTTGAAAATATAAATATTTTGGAATCGGTATCAGCGAGTACTTGAAGATACAGCATTTGGTTTAGTTCGTACTATCATGCTGCAAGGTCAGATTATTGATATGCCATAGCGGTTAAAGTTGCGCTCTGCCAGGAGCAAACTGCAAGCCCCGCAGGTGCAACACAAACGCAGGTTACTTGCCTACACTGTCAGCCATCCAGTTTTCGATCTGATCTAAAAAGGCCTGCTGCTGATCAACAAAAGGGTAATGGGAGCAATTGTCGATGAAGGCGAACTTAGTAGGCCCCG of Rheinheimera sp. MM224 contains these proteins:
- a CDS encoding response regulator, which codes for MANDFLFAEEPEEVVHISRGSWKVLIVDDEPEVHAVTKLALSDFSFQGKHLEFISAYSGREAKEMLAKHTDAAIVLLDVVMESDDAGLLVARYIREDLHNHYVRIILRTGQPGQAPERQVIVNYDINDYKSKTELTAQKLFTVVMSSLRSYRDILAIDHSRQGLEKIITASADLFSAHSMEQFIDGVLQQLTSILGCNDNALLVTSSLVAGNINEDADPERLVVFAGLGQFEKQEGKQISEVLEPALLDAFHQALNSRSIVYRDNYLVAYCTSKFTSGSLLYVSGLPNQMTDTQKRLIELFSQNVQIAYENVQLQSEIEDTQREIVYRLSEAVEHRSIETGNHVKRVAFICYDLAKAYGMPEEEAEKLMFASPLHDVGKVGIPDGILNKPMKLHGQEWEVMKTHSSIGYEILKNSKRTIIQAGAVIAQDHHEKWDGSGYPSGKKGEEIHIYGRIAALADVYDALRHRRCYKSAWTLDQVLEKIRSESGKHFDPKLVEIFISRVDKLEAILQKYPDED